The Harpia harpyja isolate bHarHar1 chromosome 13, bHarHar1 primary haplotype, whole genome shotgun sequence genome contains a region encoding:
- the SDE2 gene encoding splicing regulator SDE2, with the protein MAVLVREPLASRARPWPLPPGGGSVRGLLRDRARALNIPEESLYVKCNGRLVNDEDVLQNGAVYSLEPRLCGGKGGFGSMLRALGAQIEKTTNREACRDLSGRRLRDVNHEKAMAEWVKQQAEREAEKEQRRLERLQRKLAEPKHFFTNPDYQQQCHEMAERLEDSVLKGLQATSSKMVSPESGSSRKRPGEPGKNGTKSRKRKCFWLGLEGLDDPDSSDCEDDSEDDSPHASDGSCPSGSRYNENAGSSNECSSSSLDLVEDSPTTSATEKPLEQPECTGRDLQGETHTGGQAEIPAEENGKMTKPLKEEAQEKNEVTQAPKEEEQEDISSKAQETNQSQSTEVEPIDLLAFNSATEMEALGLDKLKMELMSLGLKCGGTLKERAARLFSVRGLSRDQIDPALFAKLSKGKKK; encoded by the exons ATGGCGGTGCTGGTGCGGGAGCCGTTGGCTTCGCGGGCGCGGCCGTGGCCGCTGCCCCCCGGCGGTGGTTCGGTGCGCGGCCTCCTCCGCGATCGGGCTCGGGCGCTG AATATTCCTGAAGAAAGCTTGTATGTGAAATGTAATGGACGACTGGTTAATGATGAAGATGTGTTGCAGAATGGAGCCGTTTATAGTCTGGAACCAAGACTTTGTGGTGGAAAAGGAG GGTTTGGGTCTATGCTGCGAGCACTTGGTGCTCAGATTGAAAAGACAACAAATAGAGAGGCTTGCCGAGATCTCAGTGGAAGGAGACTTCGAGATGTCAATCACGAAAAAGC GATGGCTGAATGGGTGAAGCAGCAAGCAGAACGGGaagcagaaaaagagcaaaggcGCTTGGAAAGGCTGCAGCGGAAACTTGCGGAGCCAAAGCACTTTTTCACAAATCCGGACTACCAGCAGCAGTGTCATGAAATGGCTGAGCGACTGGAAGATTCAGTCCTTAAAG gATTGCAGGCCACTTCAAGCAAAATGGTGTCACCAGAAAGTGGCAGTAGTCGGAAGCGTCCAGGTGAACCTGGAAAGAATGGAACAAAATCtcgaaaaagaaaatgtttttg GCTGGGATTGGAAGGATTGGATGATCCTGACAGTTCGGATTGTGAGGATGACAGCGAAGATGATTCCCCACATGCATCTGATGGAAGTTGTCCGTCAGGCAGCAGATATAATGAAAATGCTGGAAGCTCAAATGAATGTTCAAGCAGCTCTCTGGATTTGGTAGAGGATAGTCCAACTACCAGTGCAACTGAGAAACCACTGGAGCAGCCAGAATGTACTGGAAGAGATCTGCAAGGAGAGACACACACAGGTGGGCAGGCTGAAATTCCAGCTGAAGAAAACGGCAAAATGACAAAGCCCCTGAAGGAAGAGGCCcaagaaaagaatgaagtaaCCCAAGCTCCGAAAGAAGAGGAGCAAGAAGATATTTCTTCTAAGGCACAGGAAACAAACCAGTCACAGAGCACA gaGGTGGAACCAATAGACCTACTGGCATTCAACTCTGCTACTGAAATGGAAGCCCTGGGTTTAGATAAACTGAAGATGGAATTGATGTCATTAGGACTGAAATGTGGAGGCACTTTAAAGGAAAGAGCAGCAAGGCTTTTTTCAGTGAGAGGTCTGTCTAGAGACCAGATCGATCCTGCCTTATTTGCAAAACtctctaaagggaaaaaaaagtga
- the LOC128150331 gene encoding left-right determination factor 2-like — protein MDARFARMLCVLCLVITVGAFTQEGFKEVLLKRLGLSEVPKLHKRDLVDLVIPDHVKNKYISMLKRHRVKRRALPSLAGILRGIPGNTEVLYSDTTTRQNLIFDMEGRIPKNSEVTMAELKLFKKPLDRANLPAKQSHRPVSNARVSVYWVQRQHDGTNRTSLIDSRLVPIRESGWKNFDVTQAVHYWLRNKRREPMFLEVWIEGERVGSHASEMAKAVRFTSQDPKDKALGKPELVLYTLDLEDYGGPGDCKEEAVMGKSTCCRQKHYVNFRELAWTQYWIIEPAGYQAYRCSGGCLQPPSPLRRFGYGDRTCAVAESSPLPMMYLVKRGNRTEIEAAEFPNMIVEKCSCVTDSMALV, from the exons ATGGATGCGAGGTTCGCCCGGATGCTCTGCGTGCTCTGCCTGGTCATCACGGTCGGAGCGTTTACCCAGGAAGGGTTCAAGGAGGTGTTGCTGAAGCGGCTGGGGCTCTCTGAGGTCCCTAAACTTCATAAGAGAGACTTGGTGGACCTGGTTATCCCAGACCACGTAAAGAACAAATACATCTCCATGCTGAAGCGCCACAGGGTGAAGCGCCGAGCTTTGCCGAGCCTGGCCGGCATCCTCAGAGGGATCCCTGGCAACACAG AAGTCCTCTACTCTGACACCACCACGCGCCAGAACCTGATCTTCGACATGGAGGGCAGAATACCTAAAAACAGCGAAGTGACGATGGCTGAACTGAAGCTCTTCAAAAAACCTCTGGACAGAGCAAACCTGCCTGCCAAGCAGTCTCACAGGCCCGTCTCCAACGCCAGAGTCAGCGTGTACTGGGTGCAACGGCAGCACGATGGTACCAACAGGACCTCCCTGATAGACTCCAG GCTGGTTCCTATACGCGAGTCAGGCTGGAAGAACTTTGATGTGACACAGGCCGTGCATTACTGGCTGCGAAACAAGAGGCGGGAGCCAATGTTCCTGGAGGTCTGGATTGAAGGGGAAAGGGTAGGCAGCCATGCCTCAGAAATGGCCAAAGCTGTGCGTTTCACTTCTCAGGACCCCAAGGATAAAGCCCTAGGCAAACCTGAACTGGTGCTTTACACCCTCGACTTGGAAGACTATGG GGGTCCCGGGGACTGCAAGGAGGAGGCGGTGATGGGGAAGTCTACTTGCTGCCGGCAGAAACACTATGTCAACTTCCGCGAGCTCGCCTGGACGCAGTACTGGATCATCGAGCCGGCAGGGTACCAGGCTTATCGGTGCTCggggggctgcctgcagccccccagcccgcTGCGGCGCTTCGGCTACGGGGACCGCACCTGCGCCGTGGCGGAGAGCTCCCCGCTCCCCATGATGTACCTCGTCAAGAGGGGCAACCGCACAGAGATCGAAGCGGCCGAGTTTCCCAACATGATCGTCGAGAAGTGCAGCTGCGTCACGGACAGCATGGCGCTGGTGTGA